A portion of the Pseudoxanthomonas sp. JBR18 genome contains these proteins:
- a CDS encoding tetratricopeptide repeat-containing sulfotransferase family protein, whose amino-acid sequence MSSSFPQPPEAQARRLAGQGRWVELAGLCRQWQAQAPDLVLAHYFGGVAALEQRQLRAALEHLARAVALAPQEGDIAAEHARALSLAHRQAQALEEARRALPLCAAAPRALGLLGVVFSRAGDHAQAERVFRAAAALDPDDPGHQFNLAAARKFLGDFDGAEQAYQACIAAQPTHWRAQSALALLRRAQPEQNRIDALTALLPEAAGQPEALAHVHHALSRQYEDLGQYDQAWRHLLDGKRPHRARLGDVAGRDAALFDALERAFPDAIAAPDDAPEGPIFIVGMPRSGTTLVERILSSHPQVQAAGELQVFGVALKRASGSPTRALLDPETITRAAGLDWAALGQDYLQGAAPMLHGGEARFTDKLPHNFLYAGFIARALPRARIVCLQRDPLDVCLGNLRTLFAMGTPYFHYASDPLDTARYVRRFERLMAHWQRVLPGRFLRLGYERLVEDQQAQTRALLAFCGLPYDPACLDFHHNPAPVATASATQVRGTLNRDGIGRWQRYAAHLEPLRRILEA is encoded by the coding sequence ATGAGTTCGTCTTTTCCGCAGCCCCCTGAGGCGCAGGCCCGGCGTCTGGCCGGGCAGGGGCGATGGGTGGAACTCGCAGGGCTGTGCCGGCAGTGGCAGGCCCAGGCGCCGGACCTGGTCCTCGCCCATTACTTTGGTGGCGTCGCCGCGCTTGAACAGCGCCAGCTGCGCGCTGCGCTCGAGCACCTCGCACGGGCGGTCGCGCTGGCACCGCAGGAGGGTGACATCGCGGCCGAGCATGCCCGCGCGCTGTCCCTGGCCCATCGACAGGCGCAGGCCCTGGAAGAGGCGCGCCGCGCGCTGCCCCTGTGTGCCGCCGCGCCGCGCGCGCTGGGGCTGCTGGGCGTGGTCTTCAGCCGGGCCGGCGACCATGCGCAGGCCGAGCGCGTGTTCAGGGCCGCTGCGGCGCTGGACCCCGACGATCCCGGCCACCAGTTCAACCTGGCGGCGGCGCGCAAGTTCCTGGGAGACTTCGATGGTGCCGAGCAGGCGTATCAAGCCTGCATCGCGGCACAGCCGACACACTGGCGTGCGCAGTCGGCGCTGGCACTGCTGCGCAGGGCCCAGCCCGAACAGAACCGCATCGACGCGCTGACGGCATTGCTGCCCGAGGCGGCCGGCCAACCCGAAGCACTGGCCCATGTGCATCACGCACTTTCGCGACAGTACGAGGACCTGGGCCAGTACGACCAGGCCTGGCGGCACCTGCTGGATGGCAAGCGCCCGCATCGGGCCCGGCTCGGCGATGTCGCAGGGCGCGACGCGGCCTTGTTCGACGCGCTTGAGCGCGCCTTCCCCGACGCGATCGCGGCCCCCGATGACGCGCCGGAGGGGCCGATCTTCATCGTGGGCATGCCGCGCAGCGGCACGACCCTGGTCGAGCGCATCCTGTCGAGCCACCCGCAGGTGCAGGCCGCAGGCGAGTTGCAGGTCTTCGGCGTTGCCCTCAAGCGAGCCAGCGGCAGTCCCACGCGGGCGTTGCTCGATCCGGAGACCATCACGCGTGCCGCCGGGCTGGACTGGGCTGCCCTGGGCCAGGACTACCTGCAAGGCGCCGCGCCGATGCTGCATGGCGGCGAGGCGCGTTTCACCGACAAGTTGCCGCACAACTTCCTCTATGCCGGCTTCATCGCCCGTGCCTTGCCCCGCGCGCGCATCGTCTGCCTGCAGCGCGATCCGCTGGACGTGTGCCTGGGCAACTTGCGCACCCTGTTCGCCATGGGCACTCCGTACTTCCACTACGCCAGCGATCCGCTGGATACCGCGCGCTATGTGAGGCGCTTCGAACGCCTGATGGCGCACTGGCAGCGCGTGCTGCCGGGGCGCTTCCTGCGGCTAGGGTACGAGCGGCTGGTCGAAGACCAGCAGGCCCAGACCCGGGCGCTGCTGGCGTTCTGCGGACTGCCCTACGATCCGGCCTGCCTGGACTTTCATCACAATCCGGCGCCGGTGGCCACCGCCAGCGCTACCCAGGTGCGCGGAACCCTCAACCGCGATGGCATCGGCCGCTGGCAGCGTTACGCCGCCCATCTGGAACCCCTGCGCCGGATCCTCGAGGCCTGA
- the atpB gene encoding F0F1 ATP synthase subunit A: MNESNSSGGLTEYINHHLTHNSVQLVGEGALGRFNLDSWLIALVLGLVFVAWFAFFARRATPGVPSKGQAFVELVMEFVDGQVKDTFHGNRSSVTPLALTIFMWVVFMNTMDLIPLDLPSFVVQTTAGHEAAHHSYLRLVPTADLMTPAALSVTVFFILIGHSLAAKGGFGFGKELLTAPFHAHGPLSIVLAPVNLGMNIIEWLVKPISLAMRLFGNMYGGELVFMLIAGLLSSWITFVPGVIANAAWGVFHILIILLQAFIFMILTVVYIAGARESH, encoded by the coding sequence GTGAATGAATCGAATAGTTCGGGCGGTTTGACCGAATACATCAACCATCATTTGACGCACAACAGCGTCCAGCTGGTGGGCGAGGGCGCGCTGGGTCGTTTCAATCTGGACAGCTGGCTGATCGCGCTGGTGCTGGGCCTGGTGTTCGTGGCCTGGTTCGCGTTCTTCGCGCGCCGCGCCACCCCGGGCGTGCCGTCCAAGGGCCAAGCCTTTGTCGAGCTGGTCATGGAATTCGTCGATGGCCAGGTCAAGGACACCTTCCACGGCAACCGCAGCTCGGTCACGCCGCTGGCCCTGACCATCTTCATGTGGGTGGTCTTCATGAACACCATGGACCTGATCCCGCTGGATCTTCCGTCCTTCGTGGTCCAGACCACGGCGGGTCATGAAGCGGCGCACCATTCCTACCTGCGCCTGGTCCCCACCGCGGACCTGATGACGCCCGCCGCGCTGTCGGTGACGGTGTTCTTCATCCTGATCGGCCATTCGCTGGCCGCCAAGGGCGGCTTCGGTTTCGGCAAGGAGCTGCTCACGGCGCCCTTCCACGCCCATGGCCCGCTGTCCATCGTGCTGGCCCCGGTCAATCTGGGCATGAACATCATCGAGTGGCTGGTCAAGCCGATCTCGCTGGCCATGCGACTGTTCGGCAACATGTATGGTGGCGAGCTGGTGTTCATGCTCATCGCCGGCCTGCTCAGCAGCTGGATCACCTTCGTGCCGGGCGTCATCGCCAACGCGGCCTGGGGTGTCTTCCATATCCTGATCATCCTGCTGCAGGCCTTCATCTTCATGATCCTCACCGTCGTCTACATCGCCGGCGCGCGTGAGAGTCACTAA
- the atpE gene encoding F0F1 ATP synthase subunit C: MEFVAHLQGMTAIAIGLIIGLGALGACLGIAIMGSKFLESAARQPELIPVLQGRMFLLAGLIDAAFIIGLAIALFFGIANPLLTPVLNAAQGG; encoded by the coding sequence ATGGAATTTGTCGCACACCTGCAGGGCATGACCGCCATTGCCATCGGCCTCATCATCGGCCTCGGTGCACTGGGCGCCTGCCTGGGCATCGCCATCATGGGTTCCAAGTTCCTGGAATCGGCCGCCCGTCAGCCGGAGCTGATCCCGGTGCTGCAGGGCCGCATGTTCCTGCTGGCCGGCCTGATCGACGCCGCGTTCATCATCGGCCTGGCCATCGCGCTGTTCTTCGGTATCGCCAACCCGCTGCTGACCCCGGTCCTGAACGCCGCTCAGGGCGGCTAA
- a CDS encoding F0F1 ATP synthase subunit B, which yields MNINMTFFGQMLSFVILIWFTMKFIWPPLNAALEERQKKIAEGLAAADRSQKDLAQAQEKANEALKDARVKANEIIDQAHARANQIVEAARNEAVAEANRQKELAQEEIAAAANRAREELRKQVSALAVSGAEKLLHREIDPAAHKALLDELAAQI from the coding sequence ATGAACATCAACATGACCTTCTTCGGCCAGATGCTTTCCTTCGTGATCCTGATCTGGTTCACGATGAAGTTCATCTGGCCGCCGCTGAACGCGGCGCTTGAAGAACGGCAGAAGAAGATCGCCGAAGGCCTGGCCGCTGCCGATCGCAGCCAGAAGGATCTGGCGCAGGCGCAGGAGAAGGCCAACGAGGCCCTCAAGGACGCCCGCGTCAAGGCCAACGAGATCATCGACCAGGCCCACGCCCGTGCCAACCAGATCGTCGAGGCCGCACGCAATGAAGCGGTCGCCGAGGCGAACCGGCAGAAGGAACTGGCCCAGGAAGAGATCGCCGCCGCCGCCAATCGGGCCCGCGAGGAGCTGCGCAAGCAGGTGTCCGCGCTGGCCGTGAGTGGTGCCGAGAAGCTGCTGCACCGCGAGATCGATCCGGCCGCCCACAAGGCGCTGCTGGACGAACTGGCCGCGCAGATCTGA
- a CDS encoding F0F1 ATP synthase subunit delta produces MSQFITLARPYARAAFGAAQDAQQLPAWSQALGFSAQIASEPQVAALLLNPQLTREQALMLLSPQGVDEAFTRFLGVLADARRLPLLPEIAALYEQLRAEAERIVLAKVTSASELPPGELDVIKAALAKRFGRQVDVTTEVDASLIGGAIIDAGDVVIDGSLKGKLARLQTALAG; encoded by the coding sequence ATGAGCCAGTTCATCACGCTTGCCCGTCCCTACGCCCGTGCCGCCTTCGGCGCGGCGCAGGACGCGCAGCAGCTGCCGGCGTGGTCGCAGGCCCTGGGCTTTTCCGCCCAGATCGCCAGCGAGCCGCAGGTCGCCGCGTTGCTGCTCAATCCGCAGCTGACCCGCGAGCAGGCCCTGATGTTGCTGTCGCCGCAGGGTGTCGATGAAGCCTTCACCCGGTTTCTCGGTGTGCTGGCCGATGCGCGTCGCCTGCCGCTGCTGCCGGAGATCGCCGCGCTGTACGAGCAGCTGCGCGCCGAAGCCGAGCGTATCGTGCTGGCCAAGGTGACCTCGGCCAGCGAACTGCCGCCGGGCGAGCTGGACGTGATCAAGGCCGCCCTGGCCAAGCGTTTCGGTCGCCAGGTGGATGTGACCACCGAGGTCGATGCCTCGCTGATCGGCGGCGCCATCATCGATGCCGGCGACGTGGTCATCGATGGCTCGCTCAAGGGCAAGCTGGCGCGCCTGCAGACGGCGCTGGCGGGCTGA
- the atpA gene encoding F0F1 ATP synthase subunit alpha — MATTLNPSEISDLIKTRIEQVKLAAESRNEGTVTSVADGIVRIFGLADVMQGEMIELPGNTFALALNLERDSVGAVVLGDYEHLREGDIAKTTGRILEVPVGPELLGRVVNALGEPIDGKGPINTPLTAPVERVAPGVIWRQSVDEPVQTGYKSVDAMIPIGRGQRELIIGDRQTGKTAMAIDAVINQKDSGIKCVYVAIGQKASTVANIVRKLEENGALAHTIVVAATASESAAMQYISAYSGCTMGEYFLDRGEDALIVYDDLSKQAVAYRQISLLLKRPPGREAYPGDVFYLHSRLLERACRVSPAYVEKFTEGKVTGKTGSLTALPIIETQAGDVSAFVPTNVISITDGQIFLETDLFNAGIRPAVNAGISVSRVGGAAQTKIIKKLSGGIRISLAQYRELAAFAQFASDLDEATRKQLERGQRVTELMKQKQYAPMGICLQALSIYAVNEGYLDDVPVNKLLSFEEGLHAHFINTAGELVSKVNGTGAWNDEIEAAFKKGIEEFKQTGSW; from the coding sequence ATGGCCACCACGCTCAACCCCTCTGAAATCAGCGACCTCATCAAGACCCGCATCGAGCAGGTCAAGCTGGCCGCCGAGTCGCGCAACGAAGGCACGGTCACCAGCGTGGCCGACGGCATCGTGCGCATCTTCGGCCTGGCCGACGTGATGCAGGGCGAAATGATCGAGCTGCCGGGCAACACCTTCGCCCTGGCCCTGAACCTGGAGCGCGACTCGGTCGGCGCCGTGGTTCTGGGTGACTACGAGCACCTGCGCGAAGGCGACATCGCCAAGACCACTGGCCGCATCCTGGAAGTGCCGGTCGGTCCGGAACTGCTGGGCCGCGTGGTCAACGCGCTGGGCGAGCCGATCGACGGCAAGGGCCCGATCAACACCCCGCTGACCGCCCCGGTCGAGCGCGTGGCACCGGGCGTGATCTGGCGCCAGTCGGTCGATGAGCCGGTGCAGACCGGCTACAAGTCGGTCGATGCCATGATCCCGATCGGCCGTGGCCAGCGCGAGCTGATCATCGGCGACCGCCAGACCGGCAAGACCGCGATGGCCATCGACGCGGTGATCAACCAGAAGGATTCGGGCATCAAGTGCGTGTACGTCGCCATCGGCCAGAAGGCCTCGACGGTGGCCAACATCGTGCGCAAGCTCGAAGAGAACGGCGCGCTGGCCCACACCATCGTGGTGGCCGCCACCGCGTCCGAGTCGGCCGCGATGCAGTACATCAGCGCCTACTCGGGCTGCACCATGGGTGAGTACTTCCTGGACCGCGGCGAAGACGCGCTGATCGTGTACGACGACCTGTCCAAGCAGGCCGTGGCCTATCGCCAGATCTCGCTGCTGCTCAAGCGCCCGCCGGGCCGCGAAGCCTATCCGGGCGACGTGTTCTACCTGCACTCCCGCCTGCTCGAGCGCGCCTGCCGCGTCTCGCCGGCCTACGTGGAGAAGTTCACCGAGGGCAAGGTGACCGGCAAGACCGGTTCGCTGACCGCACTGCCGATCATCGAAACCCAGGCTGGCGACGTGTCCGCGTTCGTGCCGACCAACGTGATCTCGATCACCGACGGCCAGATCTTCCTGGAAACCGACCTGTTCAACGCCGGCATCCGCCCGGCGGTCAACGCCGGTATCTCGGTGTCGCGCGTCGGTGGTGCGGCCCAGACCAAGATCATCAAGAAGCTCTCCGGCGGTATCCGCATCTCGCTGGCCCAGTATCGCGAGCTGGCGGCCTTCGCCCAGTTCGCCTCGGACCTGGACGAAGCCACCCGCAAGCAGCTCGAGCGCGGTCAGCGCGTGACCGAGCTGATGAAGCAGAAGCAGTACGCCCCGATGGGCATCTGCCTGCAGGCGCTGTCGATCTACGCCGTCAACGAGGGTTATCTGGACGACGTGCCGGTGAACAAGCTGCTGTCCTTCGAAGAAGGCCTGCATGCCCACTTCATCAACACCGCCGGCGAGCTGGTGAGCAAGGTCAACGGCACCGGCGCCTGGAACGACGAGATCGAGGCGGCGTTCAAGAAGGGCATCGAAGAGTTCAAGCAGACCGGCAGCTGGTAA
- the atpG gene encoding F0F1 ATP synthase subunit gamma, protein MAGGREIKNKIKSVQNTRKVTRALEMVSAAKIRRAQDRMKTSRPYARAMRQVIGHLAQANTDFQHPYLVEREKVERVGYIVISSDRGLAGGLNNNLFRKTLGEMRQWQDKGAQVDVVTIGQKAAVFFRRLKVDMVGSISHLGDVPHLEQLVGVVKVMLEAYESGKVDRVFLVYNHFVNTMSQKASFDQLLPLPPAEETVAKHDWDYLYEPDPKTVLEHVLVRYVESLVYQAVLENVASEHAARMVAMKAASDNASKLIGTLQLSYNKARQAAITQEISEIVGGAAAV, encoded by the coding sequence ATGGCTGGCGGACGCGAAATCAAGAACAAGATCAAGAGCGTGCAGAACACCCGCAAGGTGACGCGCGCCCTGGAGATGGTCTCGGCCGCGAAGATCCGCCGCGCCCAGGACCGCATGAAGACCTCGCGCCCCTACGCGCGGGCGATGCGTCAGGTCATCGGGCACCTTGCCCAGGCCAACACCGATTTCCAGCATCCCTACCTGGTGGAGCGGGAGAAGGTCGAGCGCGTCGGCTACATCGTCATCTCCTCCGACCGCGGCCTGGCCGGTGGCCTGAACAACAACCTGTTCCGCAAGACCCTGGGTGAAATGCGCCAGTGGCAGGACAAGGGCGCGCAGGTCGACGTGGTCACCATCGGCCAGAAGGCGGCGGTGTTCTTCCGTCGGCTCAAGGTGGACATGGTCGGCAGCATCAGCCACCTGGGCGACGTGCCGCACCTGGAGCAGCTGGTGGGCGTGGTGAAGGTGATGCTGGAGGCCTACGAGTCGGGCAAGGTCGACCGGGTGTTCCTGGTTTACAACCACTTCGTCAACACGATGTCGCAGAAGGCCTCCTTCGACCAGCTGCTGCCGTTGCCGCCGGCCGAGGAGACCGTCGCCAAGCACGACTGGGACTACCTGTACGAGCCCGATCCCAAGACCGTGCTCGAGCACGTGCTGGTGCGTTACGTGGAGTCGTTGGTCTACCAGGCGGTGCTGGAGAACGTGGCCTCCGAGCACGCCGCGCGCATGGTGGCGATGAAGGCCGCCAGCGACAACGCCAGCAAGCTGATCGGCACCCTGCAGCTGTCCTACAACAAGGCGCGCCAGGCGGCGATCACCCAGGAAATCTCCGAAATCGTCGGCGGCGCAGCGGCGGTCTAA
- the atpD gene encoding F0F1 ATP synthase subunit beta: MNQGKIVQIIGAVVDVEFPRGDVPKVYDALKVDNTEITLEVQQQLGDGVVRTIALGSTDGLKRNLVATNTGKAISVPVGKATLGRIMDVLGRPIDEAGPVEGSDSWEIHRAAPSYEDQSSSTELLETGIKVIDLMCPFAKGGKVGLFGGAGVGKTVNMMELINNIAKAHEGLSVFAGVGERTREGNDFYHEMKDSNVLDKVAMVYGQMNEPPGNRLRVALTGLTMAEYFRDEKDESGKGKDVLLFVDNIYRYTLAGTEVSALLGRMPSAVGYQPTLAEEMGVLQERITSTKNGSITSIQAVYVPADDLTDPSPATTFAHLDSTVTLSRNIASLGIYPAVDPLDSTSRQLDPLVIGNEHYDVARRVQATLQKYKELKDIIAILGMDELSEEDKQAVSRARKIERFFSQPFHVAEVFTGAPGKYVSLKDTIRGFKGILDGEYDHLPEQAFYMVGSIDEAVEKAKKLAEKA, from the coding sequence ATGAATCAGGGCAAGATCGTTCAGATCATCGGCGCGGTCGTCGACGTCGAATTCCCGCGCGGCGACGTGCCGAAGGTGTACGACGCGCTGAAGGTGGACAACACCGAGATCACGCTGGAAGTCCAGCAGCAGCTGGGCGACGGCGTGGTCCGCACCATCGCGCTGGGTTCCACCGATGGCCTCAAGCGCAACCTGGTGGCCACCAACACCGGCAAGGCGATCTCGGTGCCGGTCGGCAAGGCCACGCTGGGCCGCATCATGGACGTGCTGGGTCGCCCGATCGACGAGGCCGGTCCGGTCGAAGGCAGCGACAGCTGGGAAATCCACCGCGCCGCGCCCTCGTACGAAGACCAGTCCTCCTCCACCGAGCTGCTGGAAACCGGCATCAAGGTGATCGACCTGATGTGCCCGTTCGCCAAGGGCGGCAAGGTCGGCCTGTTCGGCGGCGCCGGCGTCGGCAAGACCGTCAACATGATGGAGCTGATCAACAACATCGCCAAGGCGCACGAAGGTCTGTCCGTGTTCGCCGGCGTGGGCGAGCGTACCCGCGAGGGCAACGACTTCTACCACGAGATGAAGGACTCCAACGTCCTGGACAAGGTCGCGATGGTCTACGGCCAGATGAACGAGCCGCCGGGCAACCGCCTGCGCGTCGCGCTGACCGGCCTGACCATGGCCGAGTACTTCCGCGATGAGAAGGACGAGTCGGGCAAGGGCAAGGACGTGCTGCTGTTCGTCGACAACATCTACCGCTACACCCTGGCCGGTACCGAGGTGTCCGCGCTGCTGGGCCGCATGCCGTCGGCGGTGGGCTACCAGCCGACCCTGGCCGAGGAAATGGGCGTCCTGCAGGAGCGCATCACCTCGACCAAGAACGGTTCGATCACCTCGATCCAGGCCGTGTACGTGCCCGCGGATGACTTGACCGACCCGTCGCCGGCCACCACCTTCGCGCACCTGGATTCCACGGTGACCCTGAGCCGCAACATCGCCTCGCTGGGTATCTATCCAGCGGTCGATCCGCTGGATTCCACCAGCCGCCAGCTGGATCCGCTGGTGATCGGCAACGAGCACTACGATGTCGCCCGTCGCGTGCAGGCCACCCTGCAGAAGTACAAGGAGCTCAAGGACATCATCGCGATCCTGGGCATGGACGAACTGTCCGAAGAGGACAAGCAGGCCGTGTCGCGCGCGCGCAAGATCGAGCGCTTCTTCAGCCAGCCCTTCCACGTGGCCGAAGTGTTCACCGGCGCCCCGGGCAAGTACGTGTCGCTGAAGGACACCATCCGCGGCTTCAAGGGCATCCTGGACGGCGAGTACGACCACCTGCCCGAGCAGGCGTTCTACATGGTCGGCAGCATCGACGAGGCCGTGGAAAAGGCCAAGAAGCTGGCCGAGAAGGCCTGA
- a CDS encoding F0F1 ATP synthase subunit epsilon gives MSTIRCDIVSAEQEIYHGEATLVVATGELGELGIAPKHAPLITRLKPGKVVVTTAGGEQLDFAISGGILEVQPQVVTVLADTAIRAQDIDEAAVKAAKEEAERVLANRGETEDLAEAQRKLMEAVVQLQALERLRKTLKH, from the coding sequence ATGAGCACCATCCGTTGCGACATCGTCAGCGCCGAGCAGGAGATCTACCACGGTGAAGCCACCCTGGTGGTCGCCACCGGTGAGTTGGGCGAACTGGGTATCGCGCCCAAGCACGCGCCGCTGATCACGCGCCTGAAGCCGGGCAAGGTCGTGGTGACCACTGCCGGCGGCGAGCAGCTGGACTTCGCCATCTCCGGCGGCATCCTGGAAGTGCAGCCGCAGGTCGTCACCGTGCTGGCCGACACCGCCATCCGCGCACAGGACATCGACGAGGCCGCCGTCAAGGCCGCCAAGGAAGAAGCCGAACGCGTGCTGGCCAACCGCGGCGAGACCGAAGACCTGGCCGAAGCCCAGCGCAAGCTGATGGAAGCCGTGGTCCAGCTGCAGGCGCTGGAGCGCCTGCGCAAGACGCTCAAGCACTGA
- a CDS encoding GtrA family protein — MPTASSRHLVRQGRSFLIVGVAQLALDWSVFVALSALGIQAMPANLVGRVSGALLGFWLNGRYTFASHEDGARLGWRRFGRFLVVWLIATALSTWLIVLAEHHLGLRLTWLAKPVVEGGLAVLTFLAGRYVIYR, encoded by the coding sequence ATGCCGACTGCTTCCTCGCGCCACCTCGTCCGCCAAGGCCGCTCCTTCCTGATCGTTGGCGTGGCTCAACTCGCATTGGACTGGAGCGTCTTCGTCGCCTTGAGCGCGCTGGGAATCCAGGCCATGCCCGCCAATCTCGTGGGCCGTGTCTCTGGCGCGCTGCTGGGCTTCTGGCTCAATGGGCGCTATACCTTCGCCTCGCACGAGGATGGCGCGCGCCTGGGCTGGCGCCGCTTTGGCCGGTTTCTCGTGGTGTGGCTGATCGCCACAGCGCTGAGCACTTGGCTGATCGTGCTGGCCGAACATCATCTCGGCCTGCGCCTGACCTGGCTGGCCAAGCCAGTGGTCGAAGGCGGCCTGGCGGTGCTGACCTTCCTGGCCGGACGCTACGTGATCTACCGGTGA
- the glmU gene encoding bifunctional UDP-N-acetylglucosamine diphosphorylase/glucosamine-1-phosphate N-acetyltransferase GlmU yields the protein MTLPLHVIILAAGEGKRMKSALPKVLQPVAGQPMLAHVIQVARALEPAAIHVVYGHAGEEVRDAFAGQPDLIWAEQAQRLGTGHAVQQAMENVPDAATVLVLYGDVPLIRPETLLRLLHAPGRLAVLVAEPDDPTGYGRIVRDANGKVGAIVEEKDADDDQRRLHTVNTGILTAESTALHRWLDQLDNDNVQGEYYLTDIFGMAAAEFSPAEMVVVADPLEAEGANDPWQLAHLERTWQLRQAKALCLAGARLIDPARVDQRGRVRVGRDVQIDVNVVLEGDVDLGDGVLIGPFVRLKDVKLGPGTEVRAHCDLEGVVTEGAVMIGPFARLRPGTVLADGVHIGNFVETKKAVLGVGTKANHLTYLGDTVIGSGTNIGAGTITCNYDGINKFTTTIGDNVFVGSNSALVAPITLGDGATLGAGTVLVSDAPAGKLTVARARQNTIETWERPKKKTS from the coding sequence ATGACTTTGCCCCTGCACGTGATCATCCTGGCCGCCGGTGAAGGCAAGCGCATGAAGTCCGCGCTGCCCAAGGTGCTGCAGCCCGTGGCGGGGCAGCCGATGCTGGCGCACGTCATCCAGGTCGCGCGGGCCCTGGAGCCCGCCGCCATCCACGTGGTCTACGGGCATGCCGGCGAAGAGGTGCGCGATGCGTTCGCCGGCCAGCCCGACCTGATCTGGGCCGAGCAGGCCCAGCGCCTGGGCACCGGCCATGCCGTGCAGCAGGCCATGGAGAACGTGCCCGATGCCGCCACCGTGCTGGTGCTGTATGGCGATGTGCCGCTGATTCGCCCCGAGACCCTGCTGCGGCTGTTGCACGCGCCCGGACGCCTTGCGGTGCTGGTGGCCGAACCGGACGATCCGACCGGCTACGGCCGCATCGTGCGCGACGCCAACGGCAAGGTCGGTGCCATCGTCGAGGAGAAGGACGCCGACGACGACCAGCGCCGCCTGCACACTGTCAACACCGGCATCCTCACCGCCGAATCGACCGCGCTGCACCGCTGGCTGGATCAGCTGGACAACGACAACGTGCAGGGCGAGTACTACCTCACCGACATCTTCGGCATGGCCGCGGCCGAGTTCAGTCCGGCCGAGATGGTGGTGGTCGCCGATCCGCTGGAGGCCGAAGGCGCCAACGATCCCTGGCAGCTGGCGCACCTGGAGCGCACCTGGCAGCTGCGCCAGGCCAAGGCGCTGTGCCTGGCCGGTGCGCGCCTGATCGACCCGGCGCGGGTGGACCAGCGCGGCCGCGTGCGCGTGGGTCGCGATGTGCAGATCGACGTCAACGTGGTGCTGGAAGGCGACGTTGACCTGGGCGATGGCGTCCTGATTGGGCCCTTCGTCCGGCTCAAAGACGTCAAGCTCGGTCCGGGCACCGAGGTGCGCGCGCACTGCGACCTGGAAGGCGTGGTGACCGAAGGGGCCGTGATGATCGGCCCGTTCGCGCGCCTGCGCCCGGGCACGGTGCTGGCCGACGGCGTGCACATCGGCAATTTCGTGGAAACCAAGAAGGCGGTCCTCGGCGTCGGCACCAAGGCCAACCACCTGACCTACCTGGGCGATACCGTGATCGGCAGCGGGACCAACATCGGCGCCGGCACCATCACCTGCAACTACGACGGGATCAACAAGTTCACCACGACCATCGGCGACAACGTATTCGTGGGCAGCAACTCGGCGCTGGTGGCCCCGATCACGCTGGGCGATGGCGCTACCCTGGGAGCGGGCACCGTGCTGGTAAGCGACGCCCCGGCCGGCAAGCTGACCGTGGCGCGCGCGCGCCAGAACACCATCGAGACCTGGGAACGGCCGAAGAAGAAAACTTCCTGA
- a CDS encoding RidA family protein — MKSHRFSLRVLGFGCLLGVALSAQAADLEYHRPAGSKAPYAAAVRAGDTVYVSGQLGVGADGKLPADFASQASNTMANVAKVLGTAGASMDQVTQCTVMIADMKDWAEFNKLYVAAFKPDHLPARSAMAVSALPMQAALEVGCTAYAPAG, encoded by the coding sequence ATGAAGTCGCATCGCTTTTCGCTCCGTGTCCTGGGTTTTGGCTGCCTGCTTGGCGTCGCGCTTTCCGCCCAGGCGGCAGATCTGGAATATCACCGTCCCGCCGGCAGCAAGGCACCGTATGCGGCCGCCGTGCGCGCGGGCGACACGGTGTACGTGTCCGGCCAGCTCGGTGTCGGCGCCGATGGCAAGCTCCCGGCCGATTTCGCGAGCCAGGCCAGCAACACCATGGCCAACGTCGCCAAGGTGCTGGGCACGGCCGGCGCGTCCATGGACCAGGTGACCCAGTGCACGGTGATGATCGCCGACATGAAGGACTGGGCCGAGTTCAACAAGCTCTACGTGGCCGCCTTCAAGCCCGACCATCTGCCCGCGCGCAGCGCGATGGCTGTCAGCGCCCTGCCGATGCAGGCCGCGCTGGAAGTAGGCTGCACGGCCTACGCGCCGGCCGGCTGA
- a CDS encoding transposase, translating to MAAMRYSQAAKARALQQVHALAANGYSRRGAVQHVAKGLGCRSETLNAWLRREASQQRGSAHHDVHGARLRQLERELQELRRLTAALQRALRAALDAKGEDASLNAPIPWDASQR from the coding sequence ATGGCGGCGATGCGCTACTCGCAGGCGGCCAAGGCCCGGGCGCTCCAACAGGTGCATGCGCTGGCGGCCAACGGTTACTCGCGACGCGGCGCGGTCCAACACGTTGCAAAAGGCCTGGGTTGCCGCAGCGAGACGCTCAATGCCTGGCTGCGACGCGAAGCCAGCCAGCAGCGCGGTAGTGCGCATCATGACGTGCATGGCGCTCGCCTGCGCCAACTCGAACGCGAACTCCAGGAGCTGCGACGCCTCACCGCCGCCCTGCAGCGCGCCTTGCGGGCGGCGCTCGACGCGAAGGGCGAAGACGCTTCGCTAAACGCGCCCATCCCGTGGGACGCTAGCCAGCGCTGA